A single Candidatus Woesearchaeota archaeon DNA region contains:
- a CDS encoding tRNA-dihydrouridine synthase family protein, with amino-acid sequence MIDLKKQVKRNPFLLAPMDNVTDICFRELCEKYGASYSTTELISVEALIRDKVPKYRYERGNLKINAVQLFGSNPESFALAIDKIKDEADIIDVNFGCPSSSVMSNDSGASLLKDPKNVYEIISALVENTNIPITAKIRLGYKKSSYLEIAKEIERAGAKLITVHGRTASQRYSGEANWDAIKEVYESLNIIVVGNGDIRDEEQITKYLESHCDALMIGRAAIGDPNIFTRFNHYYKTGKKLEFDKKEIQKKTFEEYLEKVDKINFYKKDFKIKQQSMWFTKGVKGSKELRNEICSTKEVNEIIEKVRKF; translated from the coding sequence ATGATAGACCTCAAAAAACAAGTAAAAAGAAATCCATTTCTCCTAGCTCCAATGGATAATGTTACAGATATTTGTTTTAGAGAATTATGTGAAAAATACGGAGCTTCTTATTCTACAACTGAACTTATTTCTGTTGAAGCATTAATTCGTGATAAAGTACCAAAATATAGATATGAGAGAGGAAACCTTAAAATAAATGCCGTTCAATTGTTTGGTTCGAATCCTGAAAGTTTTGCTTTAGCAATTGATAAAATTAAAGATGAAGCAGATATTATTGATGTTAATTTTGGTTGTCCATCATCTTCAGTTATGAGTAATGATTCTGGAGCATCACTTCTCAAAGACCCAAAAAATGTTTATGAAATTATTTCAGCTTTAGTTGAAAATACAAATATTCCAATTACAGCAAAGATTAGATTAGGTTATAAAAAATCTAGTTATCTTGAAATTGCAAAAGAAATCGAGAGAGCAGGAGCGAAATTAATTACAGTTCATGGTAGAACAGCATCACAAAGATATTCAGGAGAAGCTAATTGGGATGCTATTAAAGAAGTTTATGAAAGTCTAAATATTATAGTTGTTGGAAATGGGGATATCAGAGATGAAGAACAAATAACTAAATATCTCGAATCTCATTGCGATGCTCTAATGATTGGGAGAGCAGCAATTGGAGACCCAAACATATTTACAAGGTTTAATCATTATTACAAAACTGGCAAGAAACTAGAATTTGATAAGAAAGAAATTCAAAAAAAAACATTTGAAGAGTATTTAGAGAAAGTTGATAAAATTAATTTTTATAAAAAAGATTTTAAAATTAAACAACAATCTATGTGGTTTACTAAAGGAGTAAAAGGTTCAAAGGAACTAAGAAATGAAATTTGCTCTACTAAAGAGGTTAATGAAATCATTGAGAAAGTTAGGAAATTTTAA
- a CDS encoding BlaI/MecI/CopY family transcriptional regulator — protein sequence MRKVDFTCKKVTLKDLVQCNYNLNESEYQIFAEIIKSKKGLSVKELVEKVQKDRTTIQKILTKLLKRELLMKRQINLDRGFMFVYFSKNKDEIVKEIEDNVKSYFEKIQESLEKWKAK from the coding sequence ATGAGAAAAGTTGACTTCACATGTAAAAAGGTTACATTAAAAGATTTGGTTCAATGTAATTATAACCTAAATGAATCGGAATATCAAATTTTTGCTGAGATTATAAAAAGCAAAAAAGGACTCAGTGTTAAAGAGTTAGTTGAGAAAGTTCAAAAAGATAGAACTACTATTCAAAAGATTCTTACAAAACTTCTGAAAAGAGAACTTCTAATGAAAAGACAAATTAATTTAGATAGAGGATTTATGTTTGTTTATTTCTCTAAAAATAAAGATGAGATAGTTAAAGAAATTGAAGATAATGTGAAATCGTATTTTGAAAAAATCCAAGAAAGTTTGGAAAAGTGGAAAGCTAAATAA
- a CDS encoding phosphoglycerate mutase family protein, with the protein MKLVCVKHGETNYNVLGLCNSFPTKKCFLTDKGISQAKDVAIKLKNNKFEIIYSSELYRTYQTANFINKYHELKILENENLDDRHTGFEDESYDSYKLKINKSKDEWNAKFNDAESFNEEKSRVYEFLNNLKKENYENVLIVTHDSIIQKIYGFINDLTNEEIINIEIPNCSIHDFEF; encoded by the coding sequence ATGAAACTTGTTTGTGTTAAACATGGTGAGACAAATTATAATGTTTTAGGATTATGCAATTCATTTCCTACTAAAAAATGCTTTTTAACAGATAAAGGCATTTCACAAGCAAAAGATGTTGCAATAAAATTAAAAAACAATAAATTTGAGATAATATATTCTTCTGAACTTTATAGAACATACCAAACGGCTAATTTTATTAATAAATATCATGAATTGAAAATATTAGAAAATGAAAATTTAGATGATAGACACACAGGTTTTGAAGATGAATCCTATGATAGTTATAAATTAAAAATTAATAAAAGCAAGGATGAATGGAATGCTAAATTTAATGATGCCGAAAGCTTTAATGAAGAGAAAAGTAGAGTTTATGAATTCTTAAATAATTTAAAGAAAGAAAATTATGAAAATGTTTTAATTGTCACACATGATTCAATTATACAAAAAATATATGGATTTATTAATGATCTAACAAATGAAGAAATAATAAATATTGAAATTCCTAATTGTTCGATTCATGATTTTGAGTTTTAA